The following proteins are encoded in a genomic region of Thalassophryne amazonica chromosome 5, fThaAma1.1, whole genome shotgun sequence:
- the LOC117509872 gene encoding natterin-2-like → MRSGAPAKMNPSVLLVTLLLLSWTSAEKDLKVRVARSSNNETNLHWVKCEGSVPDGAVSIRNTYVSPARTEYVCKSACQAGYYSTKDSKCHYPYGSREMSSSSNCYILVNRDNFELLEWKDGYGGSVPANAVSTCGRNKIFVGKSAYGLGKIDPSNRCLYYGWKGAETWTKWYQALTVNKNVTEQTMKDVKFQTEGVSVTVGKPEVMRSSTIKNQHCLQVKDAVTLTKDITTEERWDVINSVTFDVKTTVTAGFPDIASGTLEIGTEATWVFTNGTSQTDTQSYSISVPVPVPPKQSCTVSMLAQVNKADIPFTATLIRTYRGGKKTQTKAKGVFRMTQVVEIQDNIEQCTIIGDVKDCPKA, encoded by the exons ATGAGGTCAGGTGCACCCGCAAAG ATGAATCCATCAGTGCTGCTCGTGACTCTGCTGCTTCTGTCCTGGACCAGTGCAGAGAAAG ACCTTAAAGTAAGGGTGGCTCGATCCAGCAACAATGAGACCAACCTACACTGGGTGAAATGTGAAGGATCTGTGCCTGATGGAGCTGTTTCAATTCGAAACACTTACGTGAGTCCGGCTCGCACAGAGTATGTCTGCAAATCTGCTTGCCAAGCTGGTTACTACAGCACCAAGGATTCAAAGTGCCACTACCCCTATGGATCACGAGAAATGTCATCCTCTAGCAACTGCTATATCCTGGTGAACAGAGATAACTTTGAGCTTCTGGAGTGGAAGGACGGTTACGGTGGTTCAGTGCCAGCCAACGCAGTCAGTACATGTGGTAGGAATAAGATATTTGTAGGGAAGAGTGCGTACGGTCTCGGGAAAATAGATCCTTCTAACCGCTGCTTGTATTATGGTTGGAAGGGTGCAGAGACCTGGACCAAGTGGTACCAGGCTCTGACTGTGAATAAAAACGTTACTGAACAGACCATGAAAGATGTGAAATTCCAGACTGAAGGGGTTTCTGTCACTGTGGGTAAACCAGAAGTTATGCGCAGTTCTACCATCAAAAACCAGCACTGTCTCCAAGTTAAAGATGCAGTTACCCTCACCAAAGACattacaacagaggaaaggtgggatGTCATTAATTCAGTAACATTTGATGTCAAAACTACTGTCACAGCTGGATTTCCTGACATTGCCTCTGGAACACTTGAGATTGGCACGGAGGCAACGTGGGTGTTTACTAATGGAACCAGTCAGACTGATACTCAGTCGTACTCTATTTCTGTGCCAGTGCCAGTTCCACCAAAACAGTCCTGTACTGTCAGTATGCTTGCGCAGGTAAACAAAGCAGACATCCCTTTCACAGCAACCTTGATCCGCACCTACCGAGGTGGCAAGAAAACACAGACAAAAGCCAAAGGGGTCTTTAGGATGACCCAGGTAGTAGAAATCCAAGATAACATAGAACAATGTACCATCATAGGTGACGTGAAAGATTGTCCAAAggcttaa